One Palaemon carinicauda isolate YSFRI2023 chromosome 4, ASM3689809v2, whole genome shotgun sequence DNA segment encodes these proteins:
- the Nup205 gene encoding nuclear pore complex protein Nup205, whose product MSTTSKGIWGSMVSLDQAVQHAVLTSTTSGGTPEALEASHNLDLALQRHRTAFINLLRNPPKNANERSTIQRAATEPVTLPGYSVPTKLTDSFIKEVIILADMFQISEMTSLSLLRAAEEERTIYPGIPRGLIAVLFYYDSRVHLANALKTLVQARQGISWVLLPDNEELAISITRYLEPILNISMVDRIIELISSMDITKEIEVLQQNRALGDSKHRKLVLDKFLSVRTLLSETLFGWAAQTPLKKDECRRLLVYLSKVKLTETSDGSLDQVNLALLMALLYSLEAGHILSTEDMTEALSQFPITSDRTFVQEIHRELKSDLVWETPGLKAVVLLAWTVSFANLRQIAVATQLADIDAILEDDDAMLDEALKGKVFSFIQNAILSKKNVPLETFYCQRLHAILSDFIISFPERVKAMKNRADENSRLITANLKESLQPPTNLDQPFEELLTCLAALYQDGQCGELVEEYWCPSEILPTASLQYRSQGTRQMALFKFVRLPGEYLPPSLFVPYVNLLTSLATTQRSAQYVYNFLRMNSQPLSQGSNLAWEHFMTALTQYYNNLKIEEPNAMDTMYRVRGTPRCIKPQEIQGLLTVLQLLATVAEKDELSRVALCDNASWTPLYVCTGLLTCAVPLSLKIELVSTLAAFSKTPVLAQKVWELIEGARLIPLQDGVAGYQPRGLLVDIEELECSKEEFPLTRSLLKLFSTLVCAGIPPMLGAATRAPGFRPYLNLIRDCIFLRHDSRSYRDAGERWAVARGCLELLHQLLTEQSAVSEDHRNANPPGNSILLDLVQESQLQRQVLSVLHDGVQILQQYREVPGQDDLHASLLLVLQLLVAAQSQQHTVLSGSSNPEVILGVERLLMGVNPHTGVSDHLLNIIHVVAHHQTLPQHATVACQLLATSAASASTQTHLLSLITSTSTTATTVRHSFVEVIDQTALDIPEHLEAAEAALNLLLKFLPLPSPNVAHFLLGYLSDGMTSLRSDLLDAGARGYPRTALHATLAALPSCPPSLAEVAYRLIYSLCSDSLTSAATLRYLRSSHDLLYRTVAMGLSQADSRLHLLSQGWVLRCVALELRYHDTHQQRSQLARLIHLLVAGAELPQQEPLDVSQGWVGGMSGGRGPLLTLLDAVDLSVDSPPPLQCEYFTRAPELIKSCEGPTPQGPMINLRMLHQQLTALLQEGGSNVSVTQHDPLQAELELVMGHALMINQTRAFLFAIRHFLEGWRQVVEVVVAVTPQDLIETATHHTFLHTLTHDLSRRLLDDSALPSLTTQLVSTLLMLVTTLRTLYARTTQHHPQYVSMLDSGNANIQPEFPSSLQLVLRGLVECVARFRQCSQGVRTFTYGALLNYLQIRADPYEKSESEDSTWSLLIAPRETQEEQFHRENYEVVREELPQLVDVLAIEAGGGHHVCQVLALTCLSALIALEHRATPLTTESLLLSHLIDQGHLRRLLDALRTDDRQLLSLLSDEVEDLRPLYVYEARMSLLARLALSPYGAQQLLQAGLTTRLSEMVSLDYRPIQPVHGSSGDDFLPSSVQRYRSILMAALRVYISILTSLGRDNYSATAHVLRFLASHAEALAAGLGAPASPTLNALEEVALLSATVAGAAPPGPITTTDPAQLEACAQATRLQQLLMALLPHVLPRSRLANALNSLPENEEGLNIKETARTAALTTLCSVLNYATARLIHGGTAARDITLVFRASMDNGVAVGAVGRPLSLATLIDCVDQVSQQFAVARKARENATLQLEALEGNQPVEHLKQFVSSAIADAASPAAVRRLAEEHLSEVVFQHRRQEQLAIHAAESAALLLWRHLEYYILHAPSAPGTGQDDLPAREVGLSRTLTPNEVENLKKQAATALQDVLPNLQKVQDENSTKGHVAFLDAAITRIRRLLVP is encoded by the coding sequence gtcaACAATACAGAGGGCAGCTACTGAACCTGTCACACTTCCAGGGTATTCAGTCCCAACCAAACTTACAGATTCTTTCATAAAAGAAGTTATTATTCTAGCTGACATGTTCCAAATAAGTGAGATGACTTCGCTGTCTTTGCTAAGAGCAGCAGAAGAAGAAAGGACCATCTATCCTGGAATTCCAAGAGGACTGATTGctgtattattttattatgataGTAGAGTGCATTTGGCAAATGCTTTGAAGACTCTGGTTCAAGCTAGGCAAGGTATTTCATGGGTACTTCTTCCTGATAATGAAGAATTGGCTATCAGTATAACAAGGTATTTAGAACCTATCCTTAATATTAGTATGGTAGATAGAATTATTGAATTGATATCATCCATGGACATAACCAAAGAAATTGAAGTCTTGCAGCAGAACCGGGCTTTGGGGGATTCCAAACATAGGAAATTGGTGTTAGACAAATTTTTATCTGTACGAACCCTTTTATCTGAAACACTTTTTGGGTGGGCTGCTCAGACACCTCTAAAAAAAGATGAGTGTCGACGTTTGCTAGTTTATTTGTCGAAAGTTAAACTCACTGAAACGAGTGATGGTTCTTTAGATCAAGTTAATTTGGCATTGCTTATGGCACTCTTATACAGTTTGGAAGCAGGACATATCCTGAGTACAGAGGATATGACAGAGGCTCTCAGCCAGTTCCCCATTACCAGTGATCGCACATTTGTTCAAGAAATACATAGGGAATTAAAGTCAGATTTAGTGTGGGAGACCCCTGGGTTAAAGGCAGTGGTTCTCTTGGCTTGGACAGTCAGTTTTGCCAATTTAAGACAGATAGCAGTTGCAACTCAGCTAGCTGATATCGATGCTATTCTTGAAGATGATGATGCTATGCTCGATGAAGCTTTGAAAGGGAAAGTTTTTTCATTCATTCAGAATGCCATTTTGTCCAAGAAGAATGTTCCTCTAGAAACGTTTTATTGTCAACGTCTCCATGCCATACTGTCCGATTTTATCATTAGTTTTCCCGAACGTGTTAAAGCAATGAAAAACAGAGCTGATGAAAATTCAAGATTAATCACAGCAAATCTAAAGGAAAGTTTGCAGCCTCCCACAAATCTTGATCAACCATTTGAGGAGTTGCTCACTTGCCTAGCAGCATTATATCAAGATGGGCAGTGTGGTGAGTTAGTAGAGGAATACTGGTGTCCAAGTGAGATATTGCCAACAGCTTCCCTTCAGTATCGTAGTCAAGGTACGCGCCAGATGGCTCTCTTCAAATTTGTAAGGCTTCCTGGGGAATATTTACCCCCTTCATTGTTTGTTCCTTATGTTAATTTGTTAACTAGTTTAGCCACCACTCAGCGTTCAGCACAGTATGTTTATAATTTTCTTCGAATGAACAGCCAACCCCTCTCTCAAGGTAGTAATCTAGCATGGGAACACTTCATGACTGCTTTGACACAGtattataataacttgaaaattgaGGAACCCAATGCAATGGATACCATGTACAGAGTTCGAGGAACTCCACGCTGTATCAAACCTCAAGAAATACAAGGGTTATTGACTGTGTTGCAGTTACTTGCGACAGTAGCAGAGAAAGATGAATTGTCTCGAGTTGCCTTATGCGACAATGCTTCATGGACACCATTATATGTATGTACAGGGTTACTGACATGTGCTGTACCTTTATCACTGAAGATAGAATTAGTTAGTACATTAGCTGCATTTAGTAAAACTCCAGTCTTAGCTCAAAAAGTGTGGGAATTGATTGAAGGAGCCAGGCTGATTCCCCTGCAAGATGGTGTTGCGGGCTATCAGCCTCGTGGCCTATTAGTAGACATAGAAGAACTAGAGTGCAGTAAGGAAGAGTTTCCCTTGACTAGGTCACTTCTCAAGTTATTCAGTACTTTGGTATGCGCTGGTATTCCACCCATGCTAGGCGCTGCCACTAGGGCACCAGGATTCAGACCTTATTTAAATTTGATTAGAGACTGCATATTTTTGCGCCATGATTCTCGCTCATATCGCGATGCTGGTGAACGTTGGGCAGTTGCAAGAGGGTGCCTGGAACTTCTTCACCAGTTGTTAACGGAGCAGTCTGCTGTTTCTGAAGATCATCGTAATGCTAACCCCCCAGGTAATTCTATTTTGTTGGATCTTGTTCAGGAATCTCAGTTACAAAGACAAGTGCTCTCTGTTTTACATGATGGTGTTCAAATTTTGCAGCAGTATAGAGAGGTCCCAGGTCAGGATGACTTACATGCCAGCTTATTGTTAGTTCTCCAGCTTTTAGTAGCAGCTCAAAGTCAACAACATACAGTGCTTAGTGGTTCATCAAATCCAGAGGTTATTTTAGGTGTTGAGAGACTCCTCATGGGTGTTAATCCACATACTGGTGTGAGTGACCATCTTTTAAATATTATCCATGTTGTGGCTCACCATCAAACGTTGCCTCAGCATGCTACAGTAGCATGTCAGTTGTTAGCTACTTCAGCTGCCAGTGCAAGCACTCAAACTCATTTGCTTTCCTTGATTACGTCCACATCAACAACAGCCACAACTGTTCGTCACAGTTTTGTTGAAGTCATAGACCAGACTGCTCTTGATATACCAGAACACCTTGAAGCTGCAGAAGCCGCTTTGAATTTGCTTCTCAAATTTTTGCCCCTACCTTCACCTAATGTTGCTCACTTTCTTTTAGGATATTTATCAGATGGAATGACTAGTTTACGATCAGATCTACTCGATGCCGGAGCTCGTGGATACCCTCGTACTGCATTGCATGCCACACTAGCTGCCCTACCTTCATGTCCCCCAAGTTTGGCTGAAGTAGCTTATCGTTTGATTTATTCTTTGTGTAGTGACAGCCTTACTTCAGCAGCAACTCTTAGATATCTACGGTCTTCCCACGACCTCCTTTATCGCACAGTCGCAATGGGTTTGTCTCAGGCTGATTCAAGACTCCATTTGTTATCACAAGGTTGGGTTCTAAGGTGTGTAGCACTTGAATTACGCTACCATGATACACATCAGCAGCGCTCACAGCTAGCTCGTCTCATTCACTTACTAGTAGCAGGAGCAGAGTTACCACAGCAAGAACCATTAGATGTGTCACAAGGATGGGTTGGTGGTATGAGTGGTGGTCGAGGTCCCCTCCTGACTTTATTAGATGCAGTTGATTTAAGTGTAGATTCTCCACCTCCACTTCAATGTGAATACTTCACTCGGGCACCTGAACTAATTAAGTCTTGTGAAGGTCCTACTCCTCAAGGTCCTATGATCAATTTAAGGATGCTACATCAGCAGCTGACTGCTCTCTTACAGGAAGGAGGTTCAAATGTGTCAGTCACCCAGCATGATCCCCTGCAAGCTGAGTTGGAATTGGTTATGGGTCATGCTTTGATGATCAATCAAACTCGAGCATTTTTATTTGCCATCAGACATTTTCTGGAAGGTTGGAGACAAGTTGTAGAAGTTGTGGTTGCTGTAACCCCTCAAGATCTTATAGAAACTGCCACTCACCACACCTTCCTTCATACTCTTACACATGACTTGTCTCGCCGATTGTTGGATGACTCTGCTTTGCCGTCTCTCACAACACAGTTGGTCTCTACGTTACTGATGCTAGTAACAACTTTACGAACTTTATATGCAAGAACTACACAGCATCATCCACAGTATGTTTCCATGTTAGATAGTGGGAATGCAAATATTCAACCAGAATTTCCATCATCGCTACAGTTAGTTTTGAGGGGGTTAGTAGAATGTGTAGCCAGATTCAGACAGTGTAGTCAAGGGGTACGTACCTTTACTTATGGAGCACTTCTTAATTATTTACAAATTAGAGCTGATCCCTATGAAAAATCTGAAAGTGAAGACAGCACatggtctctcttgatagctcctcGTGAAACACAGGAGGAGCAGTTTCACCGCGAAAATTATGAAGTTGTGCGAGAAGAGTTACCCCAGTTAGTTGATGTACTAGCAATCGAGGCAGGTGGGGGTCATCATGTGTGTCAGGTTTTAGCACTTACTTGCCTTAGTGCTCTAATTGCCTTGGAACATCGAGCTACTCCTCTAACAACAGAATCATTGTTATTATCTCATCTTATTGATCAAGGGCATTTGAGACGGTTATTAGATGCTTTGAGGACAGACGATCGTCAGTTGCTTTCTCTTTTATCTGATGAAGTGGAGGATTTACGACCACTCTATGTTTATGAAGCCAGAATGTCTCTTTTGGCTCGTCTAGCCTTGTCTCCATATGGTGCACAACAGTTGTTACAAGCTGGCCTTACCACACGACTTTCAGAAATGGTATCTTTAGATTATCGGCCAATTCAACCTGTTCATGGATCTAGCGGAGATGACTTTTTACCCAGTTCAGTACAACGTTACAGGTCAATATTGATGGCAGCCTTAcgcgtatatatatctatcttaacATCATTAGGAAGGGACAATTATTCTGCAACTGCTCATGTTTTAAGGTTTCTTGCATCCCACGCAGAAGCTTTGGCTGCTGGATTAGGAGCTCCTGCATCCCCAACCTTGAATGCACTAGAAGAAGTAGCACTTTTATCAGCAACAGTTGCAGGGGCTGCTCCACCAGGTCCCATCACAACTACCGATCCTGCTCAATTAGAGGCATGTGCCCAAGCTACTCGACTTCAGCAACTTCTCATGGCTTTGCTTCCTCACGTATTGCCTCGAAGTCGCCTTGCTAATGCCCTTAACTCCTTGCCTGAAAATGAGGAGGGTCTTAATATAAAGGAAACTGCACGTACTGCAGCTCTAACGACACTTTGTTCAGTGTTGAATTATGCGACTGCACGTTTGATCCACGGAGGAACTGCTGCTCGTGATATCACGTTGGTATTTAGAGCATCAATGGACAATGGAGTAGCAGTAGGGGCTGTAGGGCGTCCTTTATCTTTAGCAACTTTGATAGATTGTGTAGACCAAGTTAGTCAACAGTTTGCTGTTGCCCGGAAAGCTCGGGAAAATGCCACCCTTCAACTAGAAGCTTTGGAAGGTAATCAGCCTGTTGAACACCTGAAACAGTTTGTCAGTAGTGCTATTGCAGATGCAGCTTCTCCTGCAGCAGTTCGTAGATTAGCTGAGGAACATTTAAGTGAAGTGGTTTTCCAACATAGAAGACAAGAGCAACTAGCAATACATGCTGCTGAGTCAGCAGCATTACTGTTGTGGAGGCACTTGGAATATTACATACTTCACGCACCATCTGCTCCTGGAACTGGCCAAGATGACCTTCCTGCTCGTGAAGTGGGCCTCTCTCGTACGTTAACCCCAAATGAAgttgaaaacttgaaaaaacaagctGCTACAGCTTTGCAGGATGTCTTGCCTAACCTTCAGAAAGTGCAAGATGAGAATTCTACCAAAGGACATGTTGCTTTCTTAGATGCTGCCATTACAAGGATCCGAAGACTTCTCGTTCCATAG